One genomic window of Sporosarcina ureae includes the following:
- a CDS encoding MarR family winged helix-turn-helix transcriptional regulator, whose amino-acid sequence MEKDLRYIASIIKEQGRKILKNSTITPPQFSALQWLLEYGDMTIGDLSNRMFLAFSTTTDLVDRMENSQLVKRVRDEKDRRVVRVHLLPEGIRIIEEVIQKRQEYLQDVLVNSNEQEIQQFSGLLAKLHEQMTRD is encoded by the coding sequence ATGGAAAAAGATTTGCGATACATTGCGTCCATCATTAAGGAACAAGGTCGAAAAATATTAAAAAACTCTACTATTACACCTCCTCAATTCAGCGCTCTTCAATGGTTGTTGGAATATGGTGATATGACCATCGGAGATCTATCCAATAGAATGTTCCTTGCATTCAGCACCACGACGGATTTAGTAGACCGGATGGAAAATAGTCAACTAGTGAAACGCGTGCGGGATGAAAAGGATCGTCGGGTGGTCCGTGTCCATTTATTACCTGAAGGAATACGGATTATTGAAGAGGTCATACAGAAGAGACAAGAGTATTTACAAGATGTTCTTGTAAATTCAAATGAGCAAGAAATTCAGCAGTTTTCAGGATTGCTGGCTAAACTACATGAACAGATGACAAGAGATTGA
- the trxA gene encoding thioredoxin → MAIINATDSNFAENVKEGVVLVDFWAPWCGPCKMIAPVLEELSGELEGKANIVKVNVDDNQETASQFGIMSIPTLLLFKDGEVAEKVVGFQPKEALAQLIEKHA, encoded by the coding sequence ATGGCGATTATCAATGCAACCGATTCGAACTTTGCTGAAAATGTAAAAGAAGGCGTAGTACTAGTAGACTTTTGGGCACCTTGGTGTGGACCATGTAAAATGATCGCTCCTGTACTTGAAGAACTTTCAGGAGAACTTGAAGGAAAAGCGAACATTGTAAAAGTAAACGTGGATGATAACCAAGAAACTGCTAGCCAGTTTGGTATCATGTCGATCCCAACACTTCTTCTGTTTAAAGACGGAGAAGTAGCTGAGAAAGTAGTAGGCTTCCAACCGAAAGAAGCACTTGCACAACTAATCGAAAAACACGCATAA
- a CDS encoding helix-turn-helix domain-containing protein, giving the protein MQNRSLLTNRERQIFTLLVNDFTTKEIAGQLTISEKTVRNHISNTIQKLGVSGRAQAIVELLRLGELQLN; this is encoded by the coding sequence ATGCAAAACCGTTCTTTATTAACAAATCGGGAACGACAAATTTTCACTTTGCTGGTAAACGATTTTACAACAAAAGAAATTGCTGGACAGCTGACCATTAGTGAGAAAACCGTACGAAACCATATTTCGAATACAATTCAAAAACTGGGTGTATCAGGCAGAGCACAGGCTATAGTCGAATTATTGCGATTGGGAGAATTACAGCTGAACTAA
- a CDS encoding enoyl-CoA hydratase, with protein sequence MTLINLEKDGHVALAKIDHPPANALSSKLIEEVDQLLTSLEHDDEVRVVVLYGEGRFFSAGADIKEFTTVDTGAAFSKLSSKGQEVFERLENFPKTVIASIHGAALGGGLELAMACHIRLVTKSAKLGLPELQLGLIPGFAGTQRLPRLVGVAKAAEIMLTSDPISGEDAVQWGLANHAYADEELSAETLKMAKKIAQKSPIAVKHALRMLSYSKDQSFYEGVEEEAKSFGEVFVSEDAKEGIQAFIEKRQPTFTGK encoded by the coding sequence ATGACATTGATTAACTTGGAGAAAGACGGTCATGTCGCATTAGCGAAAATTGACCATCCGCCAGCGAATGCACTATCTTCAAAATTGATTGAGGAAGTGGATCAGTTGTTAACCAGCCTAGAGCATGACGATGAAGTTCGCGTTGTTGTTCTATATGGTGAAGGTCGATTCTTCTCAGCGGGTGCGGACATCAAAGAATTCACAACGGTGGACACAGGAGCAGCGTTCTCGAAGCTTTCTAGTAAAGGACAAGAAGTTTTCGAGCGTTTAGAAAACTTCCCTAAAACTGTAATCGCTTCCATTCATGGAGCGGCACTTGGAGGTGGTTTAGAGCTTGCTATGGCTTGCCACATTCGTTTAGTTACGAAGAGTGCGAAATTAGGCTTGCCTGAATTGCAATTAGGTCTTATTCCTGGGTTTGCAGGTACGCAACGTTTGCCGCGTTTGGTTGGTGTAGCGAAGGCAGCAGAAATCATGTTGACGAGTGATCCAATCTCAGGTGAAGATGCAGTACAATGGGGACTTGCCAATCATGCATATGCAGATGAAGAACTATCGGCTGAAACATTAAAGATGGCAAAGAAAATTGCTCAAAAGAGTCCGATTGCCGTGAAACATGCATTGCGTATGCTTTCCTACTCAAAAGATCAGTCCTTCTATGAAGGTGTCGAAGAAGAAGCCAAGTCATTTGGAGAAGTGTTCGTATCCGAAGATGCTAAGGAAGGTATTCAAGCATTTATTGAAAAGCGTCAACCTACATTTACTGGGAAGTAA
- a CDS encoding electron transfer flavoprotein subunit alpha/FixB family protein encodes MSKKMLVLGEARDGELRNVSFETIAAAKNISDGGEVVAVLIGDQVQSLGEEMIHYGADRVVAVEHPHLKHYTPDGFGQAFLAVYEDESPDGVVFGHTAMGKDLSPKIASKLGTGLISDVTKIEGEGDDAEFIRPIYSGKAFEKVEIKEGLQFITIRPNNIEPLAHDASRSGDVTAKTVEITNLRSVIKDVVRKSTEGVDLSEAKVIVAGGRGVKGPEGFEPLKELANLLGGAVGASRGACDADYCDYSLQIGQTGKVVTPDLYIAAGISGAIQHVAGMSNSKVIVAINKDPEANIFKIADYGIVGDIFEIIPIMIEEIKKIKVS; translated from the coding sequence ATGTCAAAGAAAATGTTGGTTTTAGGTGAAGCACGTGATGGAGAACTACGCAACGTATCATTTGAAACAATTGCAGCAGCTAAGAATATTTCAGACGGCGGAGAAGTTGTCGCTGTTCTTATAGGGGATCAAGTTCAGTCACTTGGCGAAGAAATGATTCATTATGGAGCGGATCGTGTAGTAGCGGTTGAGCACCCGCATTTGAAGCACTACACACCAGACGGTTTTGGTCAGGCATTCCTAGCAGTTTACGAAGATGAATCTCCTGATGGTGTGGTATTTGGACACACAGCAATGGGTAAAGATCTATCACCGAAAATTGCAAGTAAACTTGGAACGGGATTAATTTCAGATGTTACAAAAATCGAAGGAGAAGGCGACGACGCAGAGTTCATCCGCCCGATCTATTCTGGTAAAGCATTTGAAAAAGTGGAAATCAAAGAAGGTTTGCAATTTATCACCATCCGTCCGAACAACATCGAGCCATTAGCACATGATGCAAGCCGCTCAGGTGACGTAACAGCGAAAACTGTCGAAATTACGAATCTTCGTTCTGTTATCAAAGACGTAGTACGTAAATCAACTGAAGGCGTGGATCTATCTGAAGCGAAAGTAATCGTAGCGGGCGGCCGTGGCGTCAAAGGACCTGAAGGATTTGAGCCTTTAAAAGAATTAGCAAATCTTCTAGGTGGTGCAGTCGGTGCTTCGCGTGGAGCGTGTGATGCAGATTACTGCGACTATTCACTACAAATTGGTCAAACGGGTAAAGTAGTAACACCAGATTTGTATATTGCAGCTGGAATTTCTGGGGCGATCCAGCACGTAGCAGGTATGTCCAACTCGAAAGTCATCGTGGCAATTAACAAAGATCCAGAAGCGAACATCTTTAAAATTGCAGACTACGGTATCGTAGGTGACATCTTCGAAATCATTCCAATCATGATCGAAGAAATTAAAAAGATCAAAGTAAGCTAA
- a CDS encoding acyl-CoA thioesterase: MRASYIDDLEEWVERFHFHADVSVRFSETDMYGHLNNTKVFAYFEYARIEFLKHLNHMAKWIDPKGETIPIVADLQCDFVKQVYFDEKLQIHVKANTMGTSSVDLHYMATNERDEIVFTGRGAIVQIGKSDGRPVAWTEEEKQLFLENS, translated from the coding sequence ATGAGAGCAAGTTATATTGACGATTTAGAGGAATGGGTAGAAAGATTTCATTTTCATGCAGATGTTTCAGTACGTTTTTCAGAGACAGATATGTATGGACATTTGAATAATACGAAGGTATTTGCATATTTTGAATATGCTAGAATTGAGTTTTTGAAACACTTAAACCATATGGCGAAGTGGATTGATCCGAAAGGTGAAACTATTCCAATAGTAGCGGATTTGCAATGCGATTTCGTAAAGCAAGTGTACTTTGACGAAAAGCTACAGATCCATGTAAAGGCTAATACTATGGGCACAAGTTCAGTTGATCTACATTATATGGCTACAAATGAACGTGATGAAATCGTCTTTACAGGTAGAGGCGCTATCGTTCAAATTGGAAAAAGTGATGGTAGGCCTGTTGCATGGACAGAGGAAGAAAAACAGTTGTTTCTTGAAAACTCGTAA
- a CDS encoding electron transfer flavoprotein subunit beta/FixA family protein gives MNIYALVKRTFDTEEKISISNGAIAEDGAEFIINPYDEYAVEEAIKLRDEHGGEVTVLSIGNEDSEKQLRTALAMGADKAVLINIEDDIDEIDEHTSARVIADYLKDKDADLILAGNVAIDGGSGQVGPRVAELLGINYVTTITELTIDGTNATVVRDVEGDSETIETSLPLLVTAQQGLNEPRYPSLPGIMKAKKKPLEDLEFDDLDLEEDDVEAKTETKEVFLPPEKAAGRVLEGEPADQAAELIKLLRNEAKVI, from the coding sequence ATGAACATTTATGCATTAGTAAAAAGAACATTTGATACGGAAGAAAAGATTTCAATCTCAAACGGTGCCATTGCTGAAGATGGCGCAGAATTCATCATCAATCCATACGATGAGTACGCAGTGGAAGAAGCTATTAAACTACGTGACGAACACGGTGGGGAAGTAACTGTATTATCAATCGGTAACGAAGATTCCGAGAAACAATTGCGAACAGCATTGGCAATGGGTGCAGATAAAGCGGTACTCATCAATATTGAAGACGACATTGATGAGATAGACGAACACACTTCCGCAAGAGTCATTGCAGATTACCTAAAAGATAAAGATGCTGATCTAATTTTGGCAGGTAACGTAGCAATCGATGGCGGTTCAGGACAAGTGGGACCCCGTGTTGCAGAATTACTAGGCATTAACTATGTTACGACAATTACAGAATTAACGATCGACGGAACGAACGCAACGGTTGTGCGGGACGTAGAAGGGGATTCAGAAACGATTGAAACATCCCTACCGCTTCTGGTGACAGCACAACAAGGACTGAACGAACCACGCTATCCATCTTTGCCTGGTATTATGAAAGCGAAGAAAAAGCCACTTGAAGACCTAGAGTTCGATGATTTGGACCTAGAGGAAGATGACGTGGAAGCGAAGACGGAAACGAAGGAAGTCTTCTTACCACCCGAGAAAGCAGCAGGGCGTGTACTTGAAGGAGAGCCAGCAGATCAAGCAGCTGAACTTATAAAATTATTGCGTAACGAAGCGAAAGTAATTTAA
- a CDS encoding TetR/AcrR family transcriptional regulator, whose amino-acid sequence MKRTKPKYRQIVDAAVIVIAENGYHQAQVSKIAKEAGVADGTIYLYFKNKEDILISVFRDKLAIFVENIKEILKKDLPIAEKLQLVVENHFRILEEDHHLAIVTQLELRQSNKDLRLQINNVLKEYTVLLDILLEEGVEKGELSPELDLRLARQMLFGTMDETITSWVMNEQKFNLVNLAPKVTDMLLHGYEQK is encoded by the coding sequence ATGAAGCGAACAAAACCTAAATATAGACAAATTGTAGATGCTGCAGTGATTGTTATTGCAGAGAATGGGTACCACCAAGCACAAGTCTCGAAAATAGCTAAAGAAGCTGGAGTCGCGGATGGAACCATTTATTTGTACTTTAAAAATAAAGAAGACATTCTAATATCCGTATTCAGAGACAAATTGGCGATTTTTGTAGAAAATATTAAAGAAATATTAAAAAAAGATCTTCCGATCGCAGAAAAATTGCAATTGGTTGTAGAAAACCATTTTAGAATACTAGAAGAAGATCATCATTTAGCGATCGTCACACAATTGGAACTCAGACAGTCAAATAAAGATCTGCGACTTCAAATCAATAATGTGTTGAAAGAATATACGGTTTTGTTGGATATTTTGCTGGAAGAAGGGGTAGAGAAAGGAGAGTTGTCTCCTGAGCTTGACCTTAGACTAGCGAGGCAGATGCTATTTGGCACTATGGACGAGACGATTACCTCTTGGGTGATGAACGAACAGAAGTTTAATTTGGTCAACTTAGCACCTAAAGTTACCGATATGCTATTGCATGGCTATGAACAAAAGTAA
- the sdhA gene encoding succinate dehydrogenase flavoprotein subunit: MAKGRLIVVGGGLAGLMATIKSAEAGVPVDLFSLVPVKRSHSVCAQGGINGAVNTKGEGDSVDIHFDDTVYGGDFLANQKPVQAMTAAAPGIIHLLDRMGVMFNRTPEGLLDFRRFGGTLHHRTAYAGATTGQQLLYALDEQVRSHEVAGLVQKYEHWEFLGIIKDEEGTCRGIKAQNMKTMEIQAFKADAVIMATGGPGIIFGKSTNSVINTGSAASIVYQQGAKYANGEFIQIHPTAIPGDDKLRLMSESARGEGGRVWTYKDGKPWYFLEEKYPDYGNLVPRDIATREIFDVCVNQKLGINGENMVYLDLSHKDPKELDIKLGGIIEIYEKFTGDDPRKLPMKIFPAVHYSMGGLWVDDHQQTSIPGLFAAGECDYSQHGANRLGANSLLSAIYGGMVAGPNAIDYMKHLKRTADELPGTIFEDAVKEEQQKWEDTLKMDGTENAYVLHRELGEWMTDNVTVVRFNDKLKQTDEKIVELLERYENINITDTQQWSNQGAMFTRQLKNMLYLARVITLGALNRDESRGAHYKPDFPNRDDENFLKTTIAEFDGVSAPIISYEDVDTSIIPPRIRDYSAKKGD; encoded by the coding sequence ATGGCAAAAGGCAGATTGATTGTCGTCGGTGGAGGACTAGCTGGACTAATGGCTACCATCAAATCAGCAGAAGCTGGTGTACCGGTTGACTTGTTCTCGCTAGTACCAGTAAAACGTTCCCACTCCGTATGTGCCCAAGGCGGCATTAACGGTGCTGTAAATACGAAAGGTGAAGGCGATTCCGTCGACATTCACTTTGATGATACAGTTTACGGTGGAGACTTCCTAGCGAATCAAAAACCAGTACAAGCAATGACGGCAGCAGCTCCTGGAATCATCCACTTATTGGACCGTATGGGTGTTATGTTTAACCGCACGCCAGAAGGTCTTTTGGATTTCCGTCGTTTCGGTGGTACACTTCACCACCGTACAGCATATGCAGGTGCAACAACTGGACAACAGTTACTTTATGCTCTTGACGAACAAGTGCGTTCTCACGAGGTAGCAGGATTAGTTCAAAAATATGAGCACTGGGAATTCCTTGGAATCATTAAAGATGAAGAGGGTACGTGCCGTGGGATCAAAGCCCAAAACATGAAGACAATGGAAATCCAAGCATTCAAAGCGGATGCTGTCATCATGGCAACAGGCGGCCCTGGTATTATCTTTGGTAAGTCTACAAACTCTGTGATCAACACAGGTTCTGCAGCTTCTATCGTATACCAGCAAGGTGCAAAATATGCAAACGGCGAATTCATCCAAATTCACCCAACAGCGATTCCTGGAGATGACAAGCTTCGTCTAATGAGTGAATCTGCACGCGGTGAAGGTGGACGAGTTTGGACATATAAAGATGGGAAGCCCTGGTACTTCTTGGAAGAAAAATATCCGGACTATGGTAACTTAGTTCCACGGGATATCGCAACACGTGAAATTTTTGACGTATGTGTAAACCAAAAACTAGGTATCAACGGTGAAAACATGGTGTACTTGGATCTATCCCACAAGGATCCTAAAGAACTAGACATTAAACTTGGTGGAATCATCGAGATTTATGAAAAGTTCACAGGAGACGATCCGCGTAAATTGCCGATGAAAATCTTCCCGGCTGTTCACTACTCAATGGGTGGACTATGGGTTGACGATCACCAGCAGACAAGCATTCCCGGCCTATTCGCAGCAGGCGAATGTGATTACTCACAGCACGGTGCAAACCGTCTAGGTGCTAACTCGTTACTATCTGCTATCTATGGTGGAATGGTCGCAGGACCAAACGCTATCGATTACATGAAGCATCTGAAGCGTACAGCTGATGAACTTCCTGGCACAATCTTCGAAGATGCAGTGAAAGAAGAGCAACAGAAATGGGAAGACACTCTTAAGATGGACGGTACAGAGAATGCGTACGTTCTTCACAGAGAGCTTGGCGAGTGGATGACAGACAACGTAACGGTTGTTCGTTTCAATGATAAATTGAAGCAGACAGACGAGAAAATTGTCGAGTTACTTGAGCGTTATGAAAACATTAATATTACGGATACACAGCAATGGTCTAACCAAGGAGCTATGTTCACACGTCAGTTGAAAAACATGCTATATCTAGCACGTGTAATCACTTTAGGTGCATTGAATCGTGATGAGAGTCGTGGCGCGCACTATAAGCCAGACTTCCCGAATCGTGACGATGAGAACTTCTTGAAAACAACAATTGCGGAATTTGATGGAGTCTCTGCACCAATTATTTCATATGAAGATGTAGATACATCTATCATTCCTCCACGTATCCGCGATTACTCAGCGAAGAAAGGAGATTGA
- the uvrC gene encoding excinuclease ABC subunit UvrC — protein MNEIIEHKLSILPELPGCYLMKDRQGTVIYVGKAKVLKNRVRSYFTGSHDGKTQRLVGEIEDFEYIVTNSEIEALILELNMIKKYDPKYNIMLKDDKTYPYLKITNERHPKLIITRKVNKKSGKYFGPYPNATAAHETKKLLDRLYPYRKCQSIPTRACLYYHIGQCLAPCIKEVPADAYTEMIADITRFLNGGYKEVKKELQQKMNTAAEELEFERAKEYRDQITNIETVMEKQNMNANDFTDRDIFGYAVDKGWMCVQVFFVRQGKMIERDVSIFPAYQDPQDELLTYLGRFYGEAQHLLPKEVLLPETVDVTLADQLLDTNVLIPQRGKKKELVKLAAKNASIALNAKFQIIERQEERTIGACEELGEAMNISTPLRIEAFDNSHTHGVEPVSAMISFVDGRPNRKDYRKYKTKTAAAHDDYGAMREVVRRRYTRVLKDQLPLPDLIVIDGGKGQMEIAREVLEDELGLSIPIAGLAKDDKHNTAQLLYGHPPEVVPLKKTSEAFYLLQRVQDEVHRFAITFHRQRRGASSLTSSLDGIEGVGPKRKPQLLKHFKTVKAIREATSEQLKEAGMPQKVAEELFAHFQQPEKSEKPLIE, from the coding sequence ATGAATGAAATCATTGAACATAAACTTTCGATCCTCCCCGAATTGCCGGGTTGTTATTTGATGAAGGATCGTCAAGGTACTGTCATTTATGTAGGGAAAGCAAAAGTGTTAAAAAACCGTGTGCGTAGCTATTTCACGGGTTCCCATGATGGCAAGACACAGCGATTGGTCGGAGAAATAGAGGATTTTGAATATATAGTTACCAATTCTGAAATTGAGGCATTAATTTTGGAATTGAACATGATAAAGAAGTACGATCCAAAGTACAACATCATGCTAAAAGATGACAAAACATATCCTTACTTGAAAATCACTAACGAACGTCATCCGAAGTTAATTATCACGCGTAAAGTCAATAAGAAGTCAGGCAAGTATTTTGGACCTTATCCAAATGCTACGGCCGCGCATGAAACAAAAAAATTACTGGATCGCTTATATCCATACCGCAAATGTCAAAGTATTCCTACACGCGCGTGTTTGTATTATCATATCGGTCAATGTCTTGCACCTTGTATTAAAGAGGTACCTGCCGATGCTTATACTGAAATGATTGCAGACATTACACGATTCCTAAATGGCGGCTATAAAGAAGTCAAAAAGGAACTTCAGCAAAAAATGAATACAGCAGCGGAAGAATTAGAATTTGAACGTGCGAAAGAATATCGCGATCAAATTACTAACATTGAAACCGTTATGGAAAAGCAGAATATGAATGCGAATGATTTTACAGATCGTGATATTTTTGGCTATGCAGTGGATAAAGGCTGGATGTGTGTGCAAGTATTCTTCGTCAGACAAGGTAAGATGATAGAACGGGATGTCTCTATTTTTCCGGCCTATCAAGATCCGCAAGATGAATTACTAACATATCTCGGCCGTTTCTATGGAGAAGCCCAACATTTATTGCCGAAAGAAGTACTTCTACCGGAAACTGTTGATGTTACATTAGCAGATCAATTACTCGATACGAATGTGTTGATCCCACAACGTGGAAAGAAAAAAGAACTTGTCAAACTCGCTGCCAAGAATGCATCCATTGCATTGAATGCTAAATTCCAAATAATTGAACGCCAAGAAGAACGTACAATTGGTGCATGTGAAGAGCTTGGAGAAGCGATGAATATCAGTACGCCTCTTCGCATCGAAGCTTTCGATAACTCGCATACACATGGCGTGGAACCGGTATCCGCGATGATATCATTTGTAGATGGAAGACCAAATAGAAAAGATTACAGGAAATATAAAACTAAAACTGCTGCAGCGCATGATGATTATGGTGCGATGCGTGAAGTGGTTAGACGACGCTATACACGTGTCTTAAAAGATCAGTTGCCTTTACCTGATTTAATTGTCATTGATGGTGGGAAAGGACAGATGGAAATCGCTCGGGAAGTGTTGGAAGATGAACTGGGTCTTTCCATTCCAATAGCTGGACTAGCAAAAGATGATAAACATAATACAGCGCAGTTGTTGTACGGTCATCCGCCGGAGGTTGTTCCGTTAAAGAAAACGAGTGAAGCTTTTTACTTGTTACAACGCGTCCAAGATGAAGTCCATCGATTTGCTATTACGTTCCATAGACAGCGGCGGGGGGCATCTTCACTGACTTCTTCACTCGATGGAATTGAAGGAGTTGGACCAAAACGTAAACCGCAATTACTGAAACATTTTAAAACAGTGAAAGCCATACGCGAAGCAACATCTGAACAATTAAAAGAAGCAGGGATGCCACAGAAAGTAGCTGAAGAGCTATTCGCTCATTTCCAGCAACCTGAGAAGTCTGAAAAGCCCTTGATTGAATAA
- a CDS encoding succinate dehydrogenase cytochrome b558 subunit yields MSKETDFFLRRLHSLLGVIPVGLFVAQHLVINHFATRGEEAFNTASNFMGNLPFVLFLEWFIIYIPLMFHAFYGVYIAFSAKYNVGHYSTFRNWMFTLQRFTGVFLVIFIAWHVYETRIQKALGTEVDFNMMVDILSNPLMLVFYIVGVVSATFHLANGLWSFCVTWGIAQSPRSQKIVSYITIVIFLILSVIGIQALLAFV; encoded by the coding sequence TTGTCGAAAGAAACAGATTTTTTCTTACGCCGTCTACATTCGTTGCTTGGTGTAATTCCAGTTGGACTTTTTGTTGCCCAACACTTAGTAATTAACCATTTTGCAACGCGCGGTGAGGAAGCATTCAACACAGCATCTAATTTTATGGGGAACTTGCCGTTTGTACTTTTCTTGGAATGGTTTATTATTTACATTCCACTCATGTTCCACGCTTTTTACGGAGTGTACATAGCTTTCTCAGCGAAATACAATGTGGGCCATTACAGTACTTTCCGTAACTGGATGTTCACACTCCAACGTTTTACGGGTGTATTCCTCGTCATCTTCATTGCATGGCACGTATACGAAACTCGTATTCAAAAAGCGCTTGGAACTGAAGTAGACTTCAACATGATGGTCGATATTTTATCGAATCCACTTATGCTTGTATTCTATATCGTAGGTGTTGTATCTGCTACTTTCCATTTAGCAAACGGATTATGGTCTTTCTGTGTTACTTGGGGAATTGCACAATCACCAAGATCACAAAAAATCGTATCTTACATCACAATCGTTATATTCTTAATACTTTCTGTAATTGGAATTCAAGCACTTCTAGCTTTTGTGTAA
- the sdhB gene encoding succinate dehydrogenase iron-sulfur subunit, whose product MTKVSEQQTATATKTVVFDIHRQDTATSSPYVERFEVPYRPNMNVISALMEIRRNPVNAKGEKTTPINWDMNCLEEVCGACSMVINGRPRQSCTALVDQLTQPIKLEPMRTFPVVRDLVVDREFMFDSLKRIKAWVPIDGTYDLGEGPRMPERKRQWAYELSKCMTCGVCLEACPNVNDKTNFMGPALMSQVRLFNAHPTGAMNKDERLATVMGDGGITECGNSQNCVVACPKGIPLTTSIGAIGRATTIQMFKNFFGSDHQVD is encoded by the coding sequence TTGACAAAAGTGAGCGAACAACAAACAGCAACTGCTACAAAAACTGTCGTGTTTGACATTCATCGTCAAGATACTGCCACTTCAAGCCCTTATGTTGAAAGATTTGAAGTTCCATATCGTCCGAATATGAACGTAATTTCGGCTTTAATGGAAATCAGACGTAACCCAGTAAATGCTAAAGGTGAAAAAACGACTCCTATTAACTGGGATATGAACTGTTTGGAAGAAGTATGTGGTGCATGTTCAATGGTTATTAATGGTCGCCCTCGTCAGTCATGTACTGCGCTGGTTGATCAGTTAACACAACCTATAAAACTTGAGCCTATGCGTACATTCCCAGTCGTTCGTGACTTGGTTGTTGACCGTGAATTCATGTTCGATTCGTTAAAGCGTATCAAAGCATGGGTTCCGATCGATGGTACGTATGATCTTGGTGAAGGTCCTCGTATGCCTGAACGTAAGCGTCAATGGGCATATGAATTGTCTAAATGTATGACTTGCGGAGTATGTCTGGAAGCTTGTCCGAACGTCAACGACAAGACGAACTTCATGGGTCCTGCATTAATGTCACAAGTACGCCTTTTCAACGCACATCCGACAGGCGCAATGAACAAAGATGAGCGTTTGGCTACTGTTATGGGAGACGGAGGAATCACTGAGTGCGGTAACTCACAAAACTGTGTAGTTGCTTGTCCTAAAGGAATTCCATTGACGACTTCTATCGGTGCAATTGGTAGAGCGACAACGATCCAAATGTTCAAGAACTTCTTCGGAAGTGACCATCAAGTAGATTAA